The Solenopsis invicta isolate M01_SB chromosome 12, UNIL_Sinv_3.0, whole genome shotgun sequence genome window below encodes:
- the LOC105196007 gene encoding spermine oxidase isoform X3 translates to MRDVANAACQSKLLDTVLFSRARGMPKETKVVIVGAGAAGIAAASRLQQRGVSDFVILEANDRIGGRIYTKDFGEHVVDLGAQWVHGQSGNVVYEMASKHNLLSSFAVLLDPSKHEFVTINGEIIPTEESSKALMIYFDKMEQEKLKEEKGNFGDYFIREYYKAFDEEPFTSRGRVAEYLSWIEKMENSIQCSDSWFDVSAKRLTEYWECEGDSTLDWKTRGYKTIFDLLLRRIPNAEECLPIMEKIEFGKVVTTINYSSGENVTVITRDGCEYSALHVIFTGSLGVLKEKHSTMFVPPLSQKKQRVIEGLNIGTANKVFLEFPHRWWPEDKASFDFIWSEKDKKEFLQNYGENREWLCDVFSFFTVAHQPNLLCAWIAGKNARHMETLSDVDVFNGLYLLLKKSFEKHYNVVKPIRMLRSKWYTNEHFRGSYSFQSTTSELMDVRPKDLAEPVMSGNKPVILFAGEATHDHFYSTVHGAVETGFREADRLIDFGRTCDHLDQLIDNLDEALRIEIETNVRRTEKTRVVIVGAGIAGLAAAKTLEDAGFTDYLLLEAQDEVGGRIHSVPWDNGWIDYGAQFLHGDKSRLAQYCLSNDLLSNIQGTDGEGIFLRDDGTIISESLVREIDDLVRTVSDDICESRRPLKKQENMGSVLRSRFEDYLREKDDSPTERRMKEEIFDWNVRFFLVDNCCHSLDDLSAELWGKFKYVGGPEHLLFKSGYSSLTNLLVDNLDEQKIRLATPVETIHWRDYHDSPHDPLITVNIFDGTQILADAVIVTCSLGYLKENYQKMFQPLLPKRLNIAIKDLGFGTINKIFLDFGEPWWQGNVNGFQLLWRRNVDCQSLPEWTKDLTGFDVLPTHPATLIVWVGGRGACIIENLSEEVIAKDCMNLLMHYLQSRNIPPVRKCVRTKWNGNRYVRGGYSHITKSCEEDNVSPRTLAEPVWATILQNDAKRKKNLPIILFAGEATHDEFYSTTHGAYETGIHQAEVFLQHHASIK, encoded by the exons gtgAACATGTGGTGGATCTTGGAGCTCAATGGGTCCATGGACAATCCGGAAACGTGGTGTACGAGATGGCCTCCAAACATAATCTGCTGAGTTCATTTGCTGTTCTGCTTGATCCCAGCAAACATGAATTTGTCACTATTAATGGTGAAATAATACCCACCGAGGAAAGCAGCAAAGCCCTGATgatttattttgacaaaatggAACAGGAAAAATTGAAAGAGGAAAAGGGAAACTTTGGAGATTATTTTATAAGGGA atattataaagCTTTCGACGAGGAGCCTTTCACGAGTCGAGGTCGAGTTGCTGAATATTTATCTTGGATAGAAAAGATGGAAAACTCTATACAATGCAGCGACTCATGGTTTGACGTTTCCGCGAAACGTCTGACGGAATATTGGGAATGCGAAGGTGATTCTACCTTGGATTGGAAAACTCGCggttataaaacaatttttgatttattattg CGAAGAATTCCAAACGCAGAGGAATGCTTACCAATAATGGAAAAGATAGAGTTCGGAAAAGTTGTGACAACTATCAATTATAGCTCAGGCGAGAACGTGACAGTGATTACCAGAGACGGATGTGAGTATTCCGCGTTGCATGTAATATTCACTGGGTCCCTGGGTGTTCTGAAGGAGAAACATTCCACGATGTTCGTGCCACCCTTGTCACAAAAGAAACAACGTGTGATAGag gGATTAAATATTGGAACAGCAAACAAGGTTTTCCTTGAATTTCCACACAGATGGTGGCCAGAGGATAAAGCCAGTTTCGATTTCATCTGGTCGGAAAAAGATAAGAAGGAATTCTTGCAAAACTACGGCGAA aaTAGAGAATGGCTCTGTGATgtgttttcatttttcactgTGGCACATCAACCGAATCTTTTATGTGCTTGGATAGCCGGAAAAAACGCCAGACACATGGAAACTCTATCGGATGTTGACGTATTCAACGGattgtatttattgttaaaaaagtcATTTGAGAAACATTACAATGTTGTGAAGCCAATAAGAATGTTAAG gTCCAAATGGTACACAAATGAACATTTTCGAGGTAGTTATAGTTTTCAAAGCACAACTTCCGAACTAATGGATGTAAGACCAAAAGATTTGGCCGAGCCAGTTATGAGTGGAAATAAACCT GTAATCCTTTTCGCTGGGGAAGCCACGCATGATCATTTTTATTCCACTGTACATGGCGCTGTAGAAACTGGTTTCCGCGAAGCAGATAGATTAATTGATTTTGGAAG AACGTGCGATCACTTAGATCAACTGATTGACAACCTCGACGAAGCATTGAGGATAGAGATTGAAACGAATGTGAGAAGAACAGAAAAAACGAGAGTTGTGATAGTAGGCGCAGGAATTGCAGGATTGGCTGCGGCGAAAACTCTGGAGGATGCGGGATTTACAGATTATCTTCTCCTCGAAG CTCAAGACGAAGTTGGAGGAAGAATTCATTCTGTTCCATGGGATAATGGCTGGATAGATTACGGGGCGCAATTTTTGCATGGCGACAAAAGCAGGCTTGCTCAGTATTGTTTAAGCAATGATTTACTGTCGAACATTCAAGGCACGGACGGCGAGGGAATCTTTCTGCGCGATGACGGTACAATAATAAGCGAGAGTTTGGTTCGCGAAATTGATGATCTCGTACGAACCGTCTCAGATGATATCTGCGAATCCCGAAGACCTTTAAAGAAGCAGGAGAATATGGGATCTGTCTTGAGAAGTAGGTTTGAGGATTACTTGCGCGAGAAAGATGATTCTCCGACGGAGAGAAGGATGAAGGAGGAAATTTTTGACTGGAACGTGCGGTTCTTTCTAGTAGATAACTGCTGCCATTCGTTGGACGATTTGTCGGCGGAACTTTGGGGAAAGTTTaag TACGTTGGCGGACCGGAACATTTGCTCTTCAAGTCTGGCTACAGTTCTTTGACTAATCTTCTCGTTGACAATCTGGATGAGCAAAAGATTCGTTTAGCTACTCCCGTGGAAACTATTCACTGGCGAGACTACCATGACTCTCCACACGACCCTTTGATCACCGTGAACATTTTCGATGGGACCCAAATCCTTGCCGATGCGGTCATAGTCACTTGTTCGCTTGGTTACTTGAAAGAAAACTACCAGAAGATGTTCCAACCGCTGTTACCGAAACGTCTGAATATCGCTATTAAGGATCTTGGTTTTGGAACGATTAACAAGATTTTCCTGGACTTCGGCGAACCGTGGTGGCAAGGAAACGTCAATGGTTTCCAGCTACTCTGGCGCAGAAACGTCGATTGCCAATCTTTACCGGAATGGACTAAAGATCTCACGGGATTCGACGTTCTGCCGACTCATCCTGCCACTCTTATAGTATGGGTCGGTGGGCGAGGAGCGTGTATCATTGAGAATTTGTCAGAGGAGGTCATCGCGAAAGATTGCATGAACTTATTGATGCACTACTTGCAAAGTCGCAATATTCCACCGGTGAGGAAATGCGTCCGAACCAAGTGGAACGGCAATAGGTATGTGAGAGGTGGTTACAGTCACATCACTAAGAGTTGCGAGGAGGACAATGTCTCGCCTAGGACGTTGGCCGAACCGGTCTGGGCAACAATATTGCAGAATGACGCAAAGAGGAAAAAG AATTTACCAATCATACTATTCGCCGGCGAAGCTACGCACGACGAATTTTACTCGACGACGCATGGAGCTTATGAGACAGGAATCCATCAAGCTGAAGTATTCTTGCAACATCATGCAAGCATCaagtaa